In a single window of the Zea mays cultivar B73 chromosome 5, Zm-B73-REFERENCE-NAM-5.0, whole genome shotgun sequence genome:
- the LOC100283358 gene encoding phosphosulfolactate synthase-related protein — MMGWGEEVVALSLRGYGYGNEEDDRPEKPRRYGVTEMRSPFYSFRPANQALQEILDSLSPFVDGLKFSGGCHSLMGKELVREITDLAHRHDIYVSTGDWAEHLLRQGPSSFKQYVEECKALGFDTIELNAGSLNLPEEALLRLVRLIKSSGLRAKPMFSVKFDSSDIPASGDRAFGAYIAPVKGKTSERVEDVDLLIRRAERCLEAGADMIMIDADDVCQRAESLRTDIIAKIVGRLGLDKTMFEASNSNTSEWFVRRYGPRVNLFVEHSDVMNLERLRGFNMRRSNSASRFASPFFLI, encoded by the exons ATGATGGGGTGGGGAGAGGAGGTGGTGGCTCTGTCCCTGCGAGGCTACGGCTATGGCAACGAGGAGGACGACCGGCCGGAGAAGCCGCGGCGGTACGGGGTGACGGAGATGCGGAGCCCCTTCTACTCCTTCCGCCCCGCAAACCAGGCGCTCCAG GAAATATTGGATTCTCTTAGTCCATTCGTTGATGGTTTGAAGTTCTCTGGCGGATGCCATAGTTTGATGGGAAAGGAGTTGGTTAGAGAGATCACTGATCTAGCACACAGGCATGACATTTATGTGAGCACAGGTGATTGGGCAGAGCATTTGCTGCGCCAAGGACCCTCTTCTTTCAAGCAATATGTAGAG GAATGCAAGGCCTTAGGGTTTGACACAATTGAGCTGAATGCTGGGTCTCTCAACCTCCCTGAAGAGGCTCTGTTGAGACTAGTCCGCCTCATCAAGAGTAGTGGTTtaagggcaaagccaatgttttcGGTGAAGTTTGACAGTTCTGATATTCCTGCGTCTGGTGATAGGGCCTTTGGGGCTTACATAGCTCCAGTCAAAGGGAAGACCTCAG AAAGAGTTGAAGATGTTGACCTGCTGATTAGGAGGGCAGAGAGATGCTTGGAAGCAGGCGCTGATATGATCATGATCGATGCTGATGATGTTTGCCAGCGTGCTGAATCTCTGAGGACagacatcatcgccaagattgtaGGCCGGCTCGGGCTTGATAAAACCATGTTTGAAGCTTCCAACTCCAACACCTCGGAGTGGTTCGTCAGACGTTATGGCCCAAGG GTAAATCTCTTTGTTGAACACTCTGACGTGATGAATCTGGAGCGCCTCCGGGGCTTCAACATGCGCAGAAGCAACTCGGCCTCCCGTTTTGCCTCGCCGTTCTTCCTGATCTAA